The DNA sequence CATCACTCCCGAGGGCGACCTCCGGCTGCACCCGACGTCCATCAAGGCGGTGGGGATCAAGGTAGGGGGCTTGATGAAGTTCTTCGGCCTCAACCTGGAGAAGATGGTGAACACCAGCGGGGCCCGCGGCGTCCGGATCGAGGGCAACGACTTTCTGCTCTCGCCCACGGGGCTGCTGCCGCCACCCAAGGTGCAGGGGCGGGTGGTCGCCGTCGAGGTGACCGACACGGAGCTGGTGCAGGTGTTCGGGCCCAGGCCCGAGTCGGAGGCGCATCCGCGCGCTCCTCCCGAGCCCAAGGCGCCGAATTACATGTTTTTCCGTGGCGGGGTGCTGCGCTTCGGGAAGCTCACCATGACCGACACCGACCTGCTCATCGTCGACGCCGAGCCGAAGGATCGCTTCGACTTCTTCCTGGATCACTACAACGAACAGCTGGTCGCGGGCTATTCCAGGAACACCCCCGATCACGGGCTCATCGTGACCATGCCCGATTACGCGGCGCTCAAGTCGGACCGCCGGTTGCCTCCGCCGGCGGTCCGCTAGCGGCGTGCCGGCCCCGGACCGAGCTACTTGAGCTCAGACTCGCTGCCGACGGATGCTGCCGCCTGGTTGATGCCGCTCTCGCCGATCTGGGTGAGTTTCTGGTCGGCGGCCTCCTCCTCCTCGAGGGTCTGTTGCAGCAGCCTCTCCGCATCTGAGTAGCCCAGGAGCTGGGCGTAGGTCCGCAGACAGCCGTAGGCGGCCATCTCGTAGTGCTCGACCCGTTGAGCTGCGGCGATCAGGGCCGCGTCGATCACGGCGCCTTCGCCCTCCTGCTCCAGGATCTCCTTACCTTCCTCCAATAGACCTTCCATGCCCTTGCACTTCTTGCCGCGGGCCGTCTGCTCGAGGGCCTTGAAGATCTGCTCCAGGCGCTGCACGTGGCCCTGCGTCTGCTTGAGATGGTGCGTGAAGGCCTGTTGCAAGTCCTGCGACTCCGCGGCCTTAGCCATGCGGGGCAGGGCACGCACGATTTGCTTCTCGGCGCTGTAAATGTCCTTCAGCTCTTCCAGAAAGAGCTTGTCGAGGGAATCGAGACTCATGGGATGCTCCGACACCTGAGGAAAAAAGTCGTGTCACACTCCGCGTGTCACACAGTGGCGGCCCATGATATTGTGCAATCCGAGCCCGGGATGTGATGGTGCTCTCACTGGCGGGGTATCGGCCGCTCGGCCCGAACGGGCGGCTGGCGCCAGCCCACCTGGGCTGCTATTTTGCTCATGTGGGCAACCCCTCGAGCGGGAGGCGACGGTGTCGAGCTACCCCGATGTCGGCAGAGTCGTGCAGCACCTGGGCGGGCGGAAGGTGCTGCGGGAGCACCTCGCCAGCGTGGCGGATGTGGAGCGCGCCGTGGGAAAGGGGCTGCCGTACGCGTCGCTCACCCATGTGATCCGAGGCTATCCCGAGCGGCAGCAGCGCCACGTACAGGAGATCGTGCTGCCCCGCTCCACCCTGCAGCGCCGGGAAGGAGAGGGTCGCCTCAAGCCGGCGGAGAGCGAGCGGTTGGAGCGCATCGCCCGGCTCACGGCGCTGGCCGAGCAGGTGTGGGAGTCGCCGGAGGAGGCGCAGCGGTTTCTGACCACGGACCATCCGATGCTCGAGGGCCAGGCCCCGCTGGACCTCGCCGCCACCGACCTCGGCACGCGCCGGGTGGAAGCGCTGCTCTGGAAGCTCGAGTACAGTCTCCCGGTGTGAGGCCCCGCCGATGACGGTCTACCGGGTGGCCAAGCGGAGGTATCCGGTGTACGACGGCAGCGGGGCCGCGCTCGAAGGCGGCAGATGGAACTCGCCCGGGCGGACCCTGATCTACACATCGGAGCATTACGCCACCGCCATCCTGGAAAAGCTGGTGCATGGGGGACGCACGCGCCTTCCCGGCCGGCATCATGCGGCGGCGATTCACCTGCCCGACGATCTGCCGATGGAGCGGTTCGATCCGGCACGTCATTCAGGCTGGGATCATGAAGACTCCCCCGTGGCCAGGAATTTCGGGGACGCCTGGCACAGCGAGGCCCGGACCGCCGTCCTGTTCGTGCCATCCCTCGCGGGCCAGCCGGTGGAGTGGAACGCCATCATCAACCCCGCGCACCCCGATGCGGGTCGGCTGACCGTGATGCCCGTGTTCGACGTGATCTGGGACGGACGGCTCTTCGGGCCGGCCCCGTTCCGCGAATCTTGAGCCTGCCTGCTCCGTAGGACAGATTTCAGACCCTTCCCCCCTCTGCCCCGTGGGATGTCTCATGCCACCCAGAACCCTCGTGCATGTCGTGCGTCTGGCCATGCTCTCGGGGGGTGTCCTCTTTTCTATTGGATGCCACCACGGCGGCGGACCGGCGAGCGCCCCCGTGGGAGCGGATTTCCTCGCCGACGACATGAACCCGTCCGTCGATCCGGGCGTGGATTTCTTTGAGTACGCCAACGGCGGCTGGCTCGACCGAAACCCCATTCCACCATCCGAATCGAACTGGGGCATCGGGCAGGTGGTCCGGGAGCAGCTCTACCTCAATCTCCGCCGGATCAACGAGCGGTCCGCATCCGCCGCACACCCCGCGGGCAGCGACGAGCAGAAGATCGGAGATTTCTGGGCGACGGCCATGGACACGGCCAAGGCGGAACGCCTGGGCGTCCACCCGCTCGACGCGGAGCTCGCCAGGATCGACGGCATCACCGGCCCCCGCGAGGCACTCGATGTCGCCTTCGCCCTGCAGCCACTCGGGGTCGGCGCGTTCTTCGGCGTCTCCGTGGGCCAGGACGAGAAGGCGAGCGATGTCATGGCCGTCCATCTGTATCAAGGTGGGCTCGGGCTGCCCGATCGCGATTACTACATCAACCCCGACACGGGGGTGGCGCGGACCCGCGAGGAGTACGTCGCCCACCTGGCGCGGACGCTCGAGCTGCTCGGCCGCGACGCCGCCGGTGCGCGGAGCGCGGCGGCGAGGATCATGGCGTTCGAGAGCTCACTGGCCAGGGCTTCCCGCAAGTTGGAGGATCTGCGGGACCCGCAGGCGAACTACCACAAGATGACGCCGGCCGAGCTGACATCGAAGCACACGCCCTCGATCGACTGGGCGGAGCGGCTCGGCGCATGGAAGCTCCGCCCGGAGTTCGTCATCGTGGGCCAGCCGGAGTTCTTCTCCGCCCTGGACAGCCTGCTGGCGCGGACCCCGGCGCCGGTACTCCAGGACTATCTCCGCTTCCGTCTGGTCTCGAGCTACTCGGAGTATCTGAGCAAGGCGTTCGACGAGGAGCACTTCAGGTTCTACCATCAGGTGCTCGCCGGGCAGGAGGAGCCTCGGCTCCGCTGGAAGCGCGTGCTCGACGCGCAAGGCGACGCGATGGGCATGGTACTCGGCCGCCGCTTCGTGAAGGAGTACTTTCCCCCCGCCGCCAAGCGGCGCTATACCGCGATGGTGGAGGCGATTCGCGCCGCCTACCGCGAGCGCATCCACCGGCTCGACTGGATGAGCGGCGCGACCAAGGCCAGGGCATTACAGAAGCTCGCCGGCATCACCCCCAAGGTGGGCTACCCGGACAAGTGGAAGGACTATTCGGCGCTGGTGATCGGCCGCGAGTCGTATGCCGCCAACATGATGAACGGGGCCCGCTGGCAGTTCGACGACATGATCTCCAAGTACGGCAAGCCGGTCGACCGGACCGAATGGGGCATGACGCCGCAGACGTACAACGCCTACTACAGTGCCGCGAACAACGAGATCGTGCTGCCGGCCGCGATCTTCACCATCATGGGCCTGGCGGACGATCAGATCGACGACGCGGTGGCCTACGGCTACGTCGGTGCCTCGACCATCGGTCACGAGATCACCCATGGCTTCGACGATGAGGGACGCCAGTTCGACGCGGCGGGGAATCTCACCGATTGGTGGACTAAGGAAGACGCCGAGCGGTTCCGCCAGCGCGCCGAGGTGATGGTAAAGCAGTTCGACGCGTATCAGCCCTTGCCTGGCCTGCACATCAATGGCAAGGCCAGCCTGGGAGAGAACATCGCGGATTATGGCGGCATCCTGCTCGGCCTCGATGCCTTCAGGCACACCGAGCAGTACCGGAGCGGCAAGAAGATCGGTGGACTTACGCCGGTGCAGCGCTACTTCATGGGATACGCGCTCGGCTGGCTCTCCCGGGATCGAGACGCCTACCTGAGGAGCCTGCTGTTGAGCAACGTCCACGCGCCGGCCAAATGGCGCGTGCTGGGTCCGATGGCGAACATCCCCGAATTCTACGCGGCATTCGGGGTCAAGCCCGGCCAGCCGATGTGGCGGCCGGAGGCCGAGCGGGTGCGGATCTGGTGAGGTTCACCGTAGCGCCCGCCGCGTACCAGCGAGCATGGAATTGCATGTGAGCATGGAGTTGCACCGAGATCACGACTTCCTGCACTCTTGGCCAATTCCGGCCACCTGACCACCCGGTACCTGCTGTGGCATCACCACAGCCGTGCCACAAACGACCTTCCGGATCGCTCCGCGTAACTCATACTGCGCGGCCCCGTTAGACCCTGGCCAGCGTTCCTGGCCCCCAGCCTGCCTCCCTCTCCCAGCGTTACCGGAGCCGTTGCAATCAGCCCTTGGCCGGTAGCTCACCCGAGCACTCGCGGGAGGTGATATGCAGTCGATCATCGCTCGTTCGATCGTGGTTGCTGTTCGTGCCCGTGTCGAGATGTGTGCGGTGGTTTGCCTGTCCGCCTTTCCCGCCGGGCAGCCGAAGGAGCCCGCGCCGGCACCCCGGAGCGCGGCGCCCGAGGCGCCGGCCTTGCCGGTGTCCGCCGAGGATAGTGCGATGGCCGAAGGGCGACTCACGGCACTGCAGCTGCGCCGGCCGTTGCAGGATTATTTCGCGCGCTTCAGCGACGATCGGGTGCTGGTGCGCCGGGTGGCACGCGCCGTCGCGCTGGAAGCCAAGCGCCAGAATGTGGCGGCATCACTGATCGCGGCCGTGGTGGTCACCGAGAACACCACCCTCACGCCCGAGGCGGAGAGCTCGGTCGGCGCACGCGGACTCATGCAGGTGATGCCGATGCATGCCGGCCGGCTGGGCTGCCAGTCGGACGACCTCGATGAGGTCGAGAGCAACATCTGCCACGGGACCAAGATCCTGTCCCGGAACCTGCGCACCACCAACTCATCGTTCGTGGCCCTGCTGCGCTACAACGGCTGTGTGAAGGGCACCAACACCCCGAACTGCCGGATGTACCCGGTCCGAGTGCTGGCCCGGGCTGGGCGGGTGCGTCAGCAGATGCTGGCGGCCTACGCCGAGCAGCCGGTGCCCGCAGTGGGAGCCGGAGCGGACGCGGCTCGCGTCATCCAGCTGGCGCAGCGCTGAGCTGCTCGGTCAGACCTCGGGCGGCCCCACGCCCGTCTGCCGCCGCCAGATCTCCCGCAGTGTGTCCATCGTATCCGCCTCGGCCGCGGACTTGTCCGGCCGGTAGCCCTTGATCCGCGCGAATCGGAGCGCCAGGCCGCCAGGGTATTGCGGGCTGCTCTGGAGATCGTTGAACGCCACCTCCACCACCAGCTCGGGCCGCACGTACACGGTGTGCCCGTCGCGTGAGACCTCGAGCTCCTGCAGCCGCTCTGTCTGCCAGGCGAGCATCTCGTCCGTCATCCCCTTGAACGTCTTGCCCAGCATCACGAAGCCACCGTGCTCGCTGTCGCGCGCGCCGAGGTGCAGGTTGCTGAGCCAGCCGCGCCGGCGGCCGTGGCCCCACTCGGCGGCCAGGACCACCAGGTCCAGCGTGCGGACCGGCTTCACCTTGAGCCACCGGCGGCCGCGGCGCCCCGCCTCGTAGACCGAGTCGACCGCTTTGGCCATGATGCCCTCGTGACCCCGCCCGAGTGACGCGGCGAGAAACTCACGCGCCTCCTCGACCGACGCGGTCACCAGCCGCGGCACCAGGAACTCGGCCGGCACGGCCTTCACCAGCTCGGCGGAGCGGCGGTAGAGCGGCTCGTCGATGAGGGGAACGCCGTCGAGATAGAGCAGATCGAAGAGGAAGAGCGTGAGCGGCGTCGTCCCACGCGTCCGCTCGACCTCGAGCCGGCGGCCGAACCGGCTCATGGTCGTCTGGAACGGGTGCGGCGTGCCGTCTGGGCGGAGGGCGATCGACTCGCCCTCCAGGATCAGCTCGCGGGCGGGCATGGCGCGGGCGGCCTCCACCAACTCTGGCACCGCCGGCGTGACCTCGTTGAGCCGGCGGGAGTAGACCCGGATCTCGTCGCCGGCCTTGTGAATCTGCACCCGCGCGCCGTCCAGCTTGTATTCCAGCGCCGCCTCGCCCAGCTCGCCCAGTGCCTCGGCTTCGCTCTCCGCGGTCCCGGCAAGCATCGGGAGCACCGGCCGAAAGAGCTGCACGGCGAAGGCGGCCAGGCCACCTAGCCCCTCCACCAGGGCCGCCTTGGCCACCCGGGGAACGTCCCCCGCCATCATGACCGCCCGGCGCACGTCCGTCGCCGGCACGCCGGCGGCGTGCGCGACGGCCTCGATCACCAACCCCTCGACCGCGCCCTGGCGAAGCTCGCCCATGATGAGCCCGAAGAAGAACTGCTGCTCGTCGGCTGTCATCCGCCCGAGCAGCTCCCGGAGGAGTCGCTGCTTCGTTTCCGCCGATCCTTTTCCACTGGCCCGGGCGATGAGCTCGAGGGTGGCGTCCACTTCGGCGAGCACCACCGTGGACGACTCTACCGCCGGACCGGATGCGGCCGCCTGAAGCGCGGCCCAGCCGACGCCGAGCTTGTCCTGCCGGACGGCGCCGGAGAGGTAGGCGGTGGCGATCTCGATCTCCGGCGGCGGCACCGTTGTGAGCAGCGCGGCCAGCAGGCCGATCTTGTCGCGGCGACCGCTGGCCTCCGCCACCCGGCGGGAGGTCTCGACCAGGGAGGCGAGCTTCAGGGGGACGTCCGAGCTCGAGTCATTCAGCTCGATGAATCGCGCCGGAGCCCAATCCCCCCATCGCACCGTCCTCGCCGAACCAGGCCACACCCGAGCCCATGCTGCCCAGGCCGATGAATCCGATTTTCATGACGGTTCACTCAGCTCCGGTGATGCCGGCCGCCCTCCGGGAAGGAAAATATCCCGCGGTGCTTCCCGCTCTCTGTTCGGGCGTGCCAAGGCTTGAGCATCTCATCGACGCTTTTTGGCAGCGGCCACGGGTTCTCTGCCTTGGGAGACGGGTCCGGCGCGAAGACCCGCGGTCTGGGCCCCGCCGCGGTCGGTGCATCCTCCTGCTGTCGACAGGGGCCGATGCCGAGGACGAGCAGGATGCCGAGGACGAGCGCCAGGCGCGAGAGGAGGGTGCGGAGCATGGGTAGGCAAGTATACGTCGATTGAGCGGGTTTGCGGTGGTGGACATCACGACTGCCATTGCGCTTCTCCGCGCCCCTTTGCATCACGCCCTGCATGCCTTGGCAGAGTGCCCCGAACAAGCCCCGAGCCAAGCCTCGGTCGGTGACTGCGCCACACGGCTAAGCTCAGGCCCCCCCAGGGCTTTCTCTCCCCCGTCCAGTTCTGAACCGTCCCGTGGCAGCCCCTTTGCTCACCCCCACCTGCGGACGACCCCATTCGTCCTTCCACGCCTCGCTTCATTCACCAGCAAGAGGGACAACCCATGATGCGTAGCATGATTCGCGGTGCCGCAGCTGGTCTCGCTCTGGTTCTGGTTGCTCAGGCCGCACACGCCCAGGCCGGTCTCAGCCTCGGGCTCGGGGGCGGCGCCGTGCTGCCCAGCGGCACGATGGCCAATGGCCTCCAGACCGGCTGGAACGGCATGATCGTGGCCCGGGTGAAGCCCGCGCTCAGCCCGGTGGGCCTTCAGCTCGACGGCTTCTACGACCGCTTCGCGCTCGAGGGCGGCATCGACGGTCACAGCAGCATGCTCGGCGCCACGGCGAACGTGGTCTTCGCCATGCCGAGCGCGATGGTGGCTCACCCGTACCTGCTGGGCGGCGTCGGGGTGTACAACGGGAAGACCTCGATCGATGGCGTAGGGTCGTCCCCGTCGCAGACCAAGTTCGGTCTGAATGCCGGAGCCGGGCTCGACTTCGCCTTCGGGAGCAGCGCCCGACTGTTCGCCGAGGGGCGGTTCCATGCGATCCTCAAAGGGGTGACCGACCCGACGACCGCGCAGGAGAAGACCGGGTACATGATCCCGCTCACCGTCGGCCTGCGCTGGGCGATGCGCTAAGCGATTCAACTCCTGCCGTAGACAGCCGCCTCGCCTTCGGGCGAGGCGGTTTTGTCTTTCCCGCCCGGCCGATCGCTGCGGCGGCGCAGCCACACTGTGCTCGGGCCAGACCTGAGCGCCGTCCGGCCCACCACCCGGAAGTACAACCATCTCAACCTGTTGGGTCCCGGAGCATCGGCGGGCCCACCGCGTGCGTAATCCCGCTCCGTAAGAGAGCCGACTCCTCGGCTTCTCTGCACTCCCCTGCACCCGCTCTAGCCGACAACCAGAGGGTACCGTGTCGCGCTTTGTGCTTCTCGTCGCCGCGTGCGCCGGTGTGGCGCTGGCGGGCTGCGCTCCAGCAACGCAAGCGGTCCGGCTCTCGGACGGCCCCCAGCCGGTCGAGCTGCGAATGCGCACCGCGATGCTCCTGGCGGACCAGCCGACCGAGATCGTGGTAGAGAGTCCCGGCTCGGACAGCATCGCGATCGAGTCGGACAATGGGCTCGATCGCTACTGGAGCGCCGGCCCGGTCCTCCACGCGAAGCTCACCCCGACCTTCGGTGACACGGCGGGGACTACGCTCGAGGCGGTGCGCTGGCACGGACAGCTGCTCGACCGGCTGAAAAAGCCCGCCAGGATCTCCGCCTGCAGGGAAGGCCGCTGCCGCGAGTTCTATCACGAGTTCCCCCGCCAGCTCCTGGAGCACAACCGGCGCACCGTGGCACTCACCGCCGGGTGGAGCACGGTCTTCGCCCAGCGGTCCATCACCGGGACCGACCGGAGCGTGCTGTTCGAGAAGGCGCTGAGCAATTCGATCTGGTCATTTCAGGCGGAGCTGGCGGAGCGGAGCTGGAGCGCACTGGCTCAGGGCTTCGTCGGCGCCGACCAGCGCGGCGCCTCGCTCGATCTCTCCCGCGTGATCAAGCCGGCCGGCGACGGCCTTCGCTACGGGCTTGCCATGCACTTGGGCCTGACCCACTCGACATGGCTGCCGGAGCAACAGAGTCCGCTGCTGGCCGACCGGACGGTCTACCAGCTCAGCGCGGGTCCCAGCATCATGATCAAAGGCATCACGGCGAGCACCCAGATCGGGGTGCACACCGACGGGGTCGAGACGCTGCAGGTGCTCAGCACCCGCGTGTCCCTCAACGGGAACCTCACCGCCGTCCGAAGCCCGGTCACCCTGTCCGCCGAGAAGACCTTCTCCTTCGGCGGCGGCGCGATCATCTCTCGCCGGCGGGACGCCCTCGAGAGCCTCGGCGGCGCCGTCCATCTGTTCGACGATTTCGCGGTGACTGCCGGCGTGACCACCCACCGGATCGCCTGGCCCAACGAACGTTCGGCCGACGACCTGCGGGGCACGGAGACGCTGATCAGGCTGGGAGGGGAGTATGCGGTGAGTTGGTAAGGTGGACAAGGTGAGGCAGGGTGGGGCAAGGTATCACTAACCCTGCATCCTTCCCCTTGCCCCACTCTGCCTCACCCTGCCCCACCTCGCCTCACTTTCCCAGACTCACCAATATCTCGAACGTCCTCGTCTTGTAGCTCGTGCTGCTGGTCACCGTGGAGACGTCGAGGTTGCGCAAACCGTAGATGTAGCGACCCTCGATGCCGAGGCCGGCGGACGAGCTGCCGAAACGCAATCCGGCCCCCACCACACCAGCGTAATCGGTCTTCTTCCGAGGGGAGTTGGCGGCGCACTCGGCGCCCGCGGCGGTCCTGCAGCGCACCTCGAAGGAGATCTGCGGTCCAGCATAGACGAAGGGTTGGATGCCTCCAGCGGGAATCATTGCCTTCACATACACCGGCACGTCGATGAAGTCGAGCTTGGTCTCGGCGGTGGCGAAGCTCTCGTCGGAGCGGGCACCGCGCTGGGCATAGAGTCCCTCGACGTCGAAGCCGAGGACCGCGGCGCGATAGCCGGCGTAGAGGCCACCGGTGAACCCGGTGCGAGTCTTGAGGTCGCCGGGGAGCACGCCCTTGTTGGAGATGTTGCCGAAGGAGACCCCTGCCTTCACCCCGAATTCGCCTTGGGCGAGAGTGATCGAGGGCATTGCCGGGGCGAGCAGGACGAGGAGCAGCAGGGAGCGCAGGGAACGCATGGTGTCTCCGGATTCTCGAGGGGCTGAGTCGTCACGAGTGTCAACGCAGCATGCCACTCACAGTCGGCTTCCCGCCATGAGCCAGGACACAGAGCGATAGCTCTGCGGGTCGGTCGAGGTGTCGCTCGAGGGCGACCACGCAACACCCGCGTGACCCACGTTACCGCGCCGCGTCCAACTCGTCCCAGATTCAAGAGTTGCGGGCGTAGTCTGCCGGCGTGTCCAGACCCACACGAGCCCAGAGGAAACAAATGGCCAGGAATCGGAAACCTGCGAAGGCCTCAAAGCGGAAGGCCGCGACCCGGAAACCTGCGGCGCGCAAGTCGACCACACGCAAGTCGGCGACGCGCAGCGGGTCGAGTCGATCAGCCGCGACACGTAAGTCGTCGGGCAGGAGAGGTAGCGCTCGGAAGACGACCGGCAAGGCAAAGCGGACCAAGTCGGTCACCACGAGGGCGGCGGCAATGGCGAAGGGCCTGAAGGACAAGGCTCTCCAGGGTATGGACGCGGTCAGAGGTACGGGCGAGCGTGCCTGGGACGCCCTCAAATCAACCACCGGCACGGTGGTCGAAGGTGTGAAGGAGCGAGTCGGCTCTAGTTAGGTGCCGGCCCGAGCGGCTGGCCGGTCACCGCCTGGACCAGCGCGCCGAACGCCCCGAGCACCTCGGCCGCGGTGAAGGTACAGTGCCCGAACCGGTCCACCGGGATCTGCGCCACCAGGAAGTCGCTGGTGCCGGCCGCCTCCACCCTGGCCCGGTAGGCTGCCTCATGCCACGACGGAATGATCGGATCCACCGTGTTGAACAGGGTCACCAGCGGTGACGTGAGCCGACCGGACGTCTCGTACATGGCGGCGAGATGGCTCAATGCCGGCTGGCCCGCCGAGTAGGATGGGACCGCCAGCCCGTCGATGGGGCGCGGGTAGTCGGTCGGCCTGACGTTGTCGTAGGGCGCGCCACCGAGGACGTCCGCGGCGTTGTTACCGAAGAGAATACTGTACCCCAGCAGGCGGAGGACGACATCCACCACCACCGCCTGGTCCGAGGCGTCGAGCTGCAGCGGGATTCCCGCCCGCGCCAGCAGCTCGTTGGTGAGCGCCGGATTGCTCACCACTACCTGCGCGATCAGCTGCGCCAGCGGCCCCGGCTGAGTGGGCGTGCCGAAGAGCTGGGTCACCTGCGCCGGCACCGCATCCAGCGGGCCGAGGCTGGTGAGGCCGAGCTGCGGAAGCAGGGGTGCCAGCACCGGTCCGAACAGCAGATCGAAGACCAGCCGGACGTCACCGTAGTAGTTGAGCTGCCGCTGGAAGTCGCCGATCGGGCCGCACGCGGCCAGGGCGCCGTCGAAGAGCTGAGTATGCCGCTCCGTCGCCAGGACCATGACTTGTGCCCCTTCGGAGACCCCGACGCCGTACGTATGTCCTCCGAGCGGTCCATACAGCTCACGGAACTGGGCCGCGAGTCGCTGCAGGTCCCGGGTACCCTCTACGATGATCAGCCCGTTCTCCCGGTAGCTGGTGGTGGCGAACCCGAAACCGAGCCCGGTGATGAGCTGGGAGACTCGCTGGCCGCCGATCTCGTCGTCCCGGATGAACAGAGGGAGCTGAGGCGGAACCGAGCCGGGGGCGTAGATCACCAGGTTGCCGGTGGCGGCGTCGAATCCCGGTGGCACACAGATGAGGTAAAGGGTTCCGCTGCCGGGGAGCGATCCGCTGGCACCTGTGGTGCCGGCCGGGCACCCTTCCGGGGTACCGGTCGGCACACTCAGAGGCTCCGATCCCGTCGCCGGCGCGCCGAGGTTCGAGGAGGTCGGGGGGTCGCTGCAAGCGGCGAGGGCGATCAGCAGGGCGGGGAGGGCGCGGACGGCGGTCGTCATCGGGGCTGCTCCTTGGGGAACGATGGCGCCTCAATCTGGGATACCGTGAGCGGATAGGCCAGGGGCCGGCCGGGAGCGTCGGAAGTCGCTCAGGTGATAGATTTCTTTCCTGGAACCGTGTCTTTGCCGCGAACCTGAGTCAGGATGTCAGTCCGCACTATCGCTCCACGTCTGCGCCTCGCGCCAGCCCGCCGGTGTTCAGCATGACCGGCGGACTTCCGGGGACCACCCTGCCTGGTGGGCTTCGTCTCCTGGACCAGCTGAGCCTCACGCCCGAAGGGCCACTCTATCGCGCCCAGCTCCCGGACGGGCGTGAGCTCGTGGTCCTGCTCCTCCAACCCGATCAGCTGGGCGGCGACCCTGCCGTGCGTACGCACCTGCGGGACTGGTACCGCCAGGCGTTGCGGATCCGGCATCCCAATGTCGCCGCGGTTCGTGACGTGGGTGAGACGGAGACCGGTCAGATCTACGTGGTTTCCGAGTGCCTCACCGGCGAGCTGCTGTCCGAGCTGCTCGCGAGCTCCGGCGCCCTGGCGCCCGCCGACGCCATGCGTATTTACCGGCAGGTCGTGTCCGGTCTGCAGGCGGCTCACCGAGTCGGCTGGACGCACGGGAACCTGTCGCCCGATACCATCCTGCTGACCCAGACCCCGGACGGCACATCAGGAGTCAAGCTCATCCACTTCACCCTGCCGTTCGCCCCGGCGGAAGCCGGCGCCGATCGGGCAGACAATCTGATTGCAGGCCGGGAGTACGCCAGCCCGGAACGACTCGCCGGGCAGCCGCCCACGGAAGCGGGTGACGTGTTCAGTCTGGGAGCGGTGCTGCATCACCTCCTCACCGGCGCCCCGCCGGGTTCGAAGGCCAGGAAGGCCACCATTCCCCGGGCCATGCGCGCTGTGATCGGTCGGGCGCTGGCGCCGGTGCCGGCCCAGCGGTTTCGGACGATTGCGGAGCTCGCCGCGGCGGTGGAAGCCGCGGTCACGGCCGCGGCAGAGGCTGAACGCAGGAGGGCAAGTGCCGGCGGCCCAGGTCCACTCCGAGTGGCCGCGGCTGTCGTCGCGGTCGTGGCGACGGGAGTCTGGTTGCGCGGGAGCCTGGAGCAGCCGGTGGAGAGCGCATTGCTGCGGGTCTCGGAGGCTGCCAGCACCCCTCCTCCTCCCAAGCCGCCTGTGGCTCCGTCGCCGATACGCCCCTCGGCGCCTGCCAAGCATGAAACCAAGCCGCCCATTCCGCCACCAGCTCCGCGGCGGACTCGCGCCGCGGAGCGCGCACCGGAGCGCGCAGCTGAGCCGCCACCGGTCTCACCCCGCGCTGCAGACAGTGCCGTGAGCTCCCCCGACACTGGCCAGGGAGGTGCGCGGGAGGATGCGCGGGAGGACGCGCCCCGCACGCTGGACCAACGGGCGCAGGTCTATCTGCGCATCGGGCTGGACGAGGCCGCGCGGCAGCTGGGCGGGCCGGTTCATGGCATTGAAGGAATGTCGCCGGTGT is a window from the Gemmatimonadales bacterium genome containing:
- a CDS encoding ferritin-like domain-containing protein, yielding MSLDSLDKLFLEELKDIYSAEKQIVRALPRMAKAAESQDLQQAFTHHLKQTQGHVQRLEQIFKALEQTARGKKCKGMEGLLEEGKEILEQEGEGAVIDAALIAAAQRVEHYEMAAYGCLRTYAQLLGYSDAERLLQQTLEEEEAADQKLTQIGESGINQAAASVGSESELK
- a CDS encoding antitoxin Xre/MbcA/ParS toxin-binding domain-containing protein, with protein sequence MSSYPDVGRVVQHLGGRKVLREHLASVADVERAVGKGLPYASLTHVIRGYPERQQRHVQEIVLPRSTLQRREGEGRLKPAESERLERIARLTALAEQVWESPEEAQRFLTTDHPMLEGQAPLDLAATDLGTRRVEALLWKLEYSLPV
- a CDS encoding RES domain-containing protein, encoding MTVYRVAKRRYPVYDGSGAALEGGRWNSPGRTLIYTSEHYATAILEKLVHGGRTRLPGRHHAAAIHLPDDLPMERFDPARHSGWDHEDSPVARNFGDAWHSEARTAVLFVPSLAGQPVEWNAIINPAHPDAGRLTVMPVFDVIWDGRLFGPAPFRES
- a CDS encoding M13 family metallopeptidase, giving the protein MGADFLADDMNPSVDPGVDFFEYANGGWLDRNPIPPSESNWGIGQVVREQLYLNLRRINERSASAAHPAGSDEQKIGDFWATAMDTAKAERLGVHPLDAELARIDGITGPREALDVAFALQPLGVGAFFGVSVGQDEKASDVMAVHLYQGGLGLPDRDYYINPDTGVARTREEYVAHLARTLELLGRDAAGARSAAARIMAFESSLARASRKLEDLRDPQANYHKMTPAELTSKHTPSIDWAERLGAWKLRPEFVIVGQPEFFSALDSLLARTPAPVLQDYLRFRLVSSYSEYLSKAFDEEHFRFYHQVLAGQEEPRLRWKRVLDAQGDAMGMVLGRRFVKEYFPPAAKRRYTAMVEAIRAAYRERIHRLDWMSGATKARALQKLAGITPKVGYPDKWKDYSALVIGRESYAANMMNGARWQFDDMISKYGKPVDRTEWGMTPQTYNAYYSAANNEIVLPAAIFTIMGLADDQIDDAVAYGYVGASTIGHEITHGFDDEGRQFDAAGNLTDWWTKEDAERFRQRAEVMVKQFDAYQPLPGLHINGKASLGENIADYGGILLGLDAFRHTEQYRSGKKIGGLTPVQRYFMGYALGWLSRDRDAYLRSLLLSNVHAPAKWRVLGPMANIPEFYAAFGVKPGQPMWRPEAERVRIW
- a CDS encoding transglycosylase SLT domain-containing protein, translating into MQSIIARSIVVAVRARVEMCAVVCLSAFPAGQPKEPAPAPRSAAPEAPALPVSAEDSAMAEGRLTALQLRRPLQDYFARFSDDRVLVRRVARAVALEAKRQNVAASLIAAVVVTENTTLTPEAESSVGARGLMQVMPMHAGRLGCQSDDLDEVESNICHGTKILSRNLRTTNSSFVALLRYNGCVKGTNTPNCRMYPVRVLARAGRVRQQMLAAYAEQPVPAVGAGADAARVIQLAQR
- a CDS encoding ATP-dependent DNA ligase — encoded protein: MRWGDWAPARFIELNDSSSDVPLKLASLVETSRRVAEASGRRDKIGLLAALLTTVPPPEIEIATAYLSGAVRQDKLGVGWAALQAAASGPAVESSTVVLAEVDATLELIARASGKGSAETKQRLLRELLGRMTADEQQFFFGLIMGELRQGAVEGLVIEAVAHAAGVPATDVRRAVMMAGDVPRVAKAALVEGLGGLAAFAVQLFRPVLPMLAGTAESEAEALGELGEAALEYKLDGARVQIHKAGDEIRVYSRRLNEVTPAVPELVEAARAMPARELILEGESIALRPDGTPHPFQTTMSRFGRRLEVERTRGTTPLTLFLFDLLYLDGVPLIDEPLYRRSAELVKAVPAEFLVPRLVTASVEEAREFLAASLGRGHEGIMAKAVDSVYEAGRRGRRWLKVKPVRTLDLVVLAAEWGHGRRRGWLSNLHLGARDSEHGGFVMLGKTFKGMTDEMLAWQTERLQELEVSRDGHTVYVRPELVVEVAFNDLQSSPQYPGGLALRFARIKGYRPDKSAAEADTMDTLREIWRRQTGVGPPEV